Below is a genomic region from Oxyura jamaicensis isolate SHBP4307 breed ruddy duck chromosome 7 unlocalized genomic scaffold, BPBGC_Ojam_1.0 oxy7_random_OJ70919, whole genome shotgun sequence.
GTGAAGACCACATTCTGCAAATCCACCCTGCTCATGAGCCGCATAACTCTAGGCATGTAATCATTGGACCAAAAAAAGCCTACCACAGGCAAAGCATTGAAGGactgaagcaataaaaaaaaaaagacatcctcCAAAACACTCCATATTGAAAGTCACTATTGTTTAAGGATGCTTGTAAATGTCAAGTAATATTAAGTTTCCAAAAgcaagtattttccattttataaatGACAGAAAGACTGGAATTCAAGGTCAGAGGCAGCCAGGGGAACCTGGGATTTCTACCTCCTCTTTGAATTTGCACTGCAAACTTCAGCCATTACCCTCATCCATTTCTGTCAGCTATCTTAAAACTTGCACTGCAACCATCCCTTTCCCACTgtatttttccagctgctgccaaCACCATTACTAATTCTACCCAAATGTAATGCTTCAGGATATTTACCTTTCCTCTGGCTCCCGATCCAACTGCTACTACTGTTGCTTGTAGCACTTTCCCTTGAGCTTTTTCTGGAATCATGATTCCTCCTTTGGTTACAGTCTCAGCTGCACATCGTTCAACCAGAACACGATCAAACAGGGGAAGGAATTTCCTAAACGCTTTTCCTGCCTGTGGAAATAATTGcacattggaaaaataaaacca
It encodes:
- the HSPE1 gene encoding 10 kDa heat shock protein, mitochondrial, giving the protein MAGKAFRKFLPLFDRVLVERCAAETVTKGGIMIPEKAQGKVLQATVVAVGSGARGKDGEIHPVSVKVGEKVLLPEYGGTKIVLEDKDYYLFRDGDILGKYLD